The Phycisphaerae bacterium DNA window CGTAGGCGGGGGGCTCACATTGGCAGTAGGTTCGGATGATGCCATCGGCGATGCGGTCGTACTTGGCTCCCCCGATGCCGTGTATGAACAGATCGCATGCCAGCAGCCGGATCCACAGGGTCAACGCCAGAGCTCGCGGGCGAATCAGCCACGGCCGCAACTCGGCTAACGCGGCGTCGGGATTCACCTGCAGGGCTCTCTCGGCGACAGTCCCAACGCACGTCTGACCGGCCATCAAGTGGATCGTGTCACCCCGTCGGATCACCCACAGCCGCCGACGTCGCTGGCGGAGCTGGTAGATCCACAACGCGGTCTCGATTTGGTCGCCGTCGCGAGCCAGGTCCGGCAGCGGGCGGTTGGGACTGCGGACGCCGTACCGGCCTCGGTACTCGGCCAAGGCTGCGTTATATGCGGCCGCAAACCGCTCGGCGTTCAGCAGCAGGTCGGCCACGAACGGGCCGCCAAACGTATGGCTCACCCGGTGTTCCGGCAGGTTGGCCCTGAAAGACGCGTCGATCTGGGCTCTGCCCGCCAGATGCCCGGTGACGAGGTCGTCGTCCGGCTCCCGGTTTGGATTCGTGGCGTGATTCGCCCAGCCCTCCAAATACTCGCCGAGCAGCGATTGACCGTACAGATGGCCCATGGCGCTTCGCAGCCGCTCGCCCGCGACGGTCAACTCGGCCGGACCGAGTCCCGGCCATCCCTCATAGGCTGCGCCAGCCATCGCCTCGCCCATGAACGGGATGGCATGCGTCGTACACCGCCCATCGGTCCCGATACCCGGCACAACCACGTTCGGCGAGGGTGGAGCGTCGTTGTCTACCACGAAGTCGATTCCGGCCACCCCGCGGGATCGGGCGAAGTGGCTGACCGCCAAATGCTTGGCCCATACCCCGGGATGCACGAAAGCCGGCTGGTGGCCGCAAGCGATCGTCAGGCGGGTCGTGTCCAGCCCCAACTCGGCCCGCACCCTGGCTCGTGCCTCGCGGATCGGTATCCCGGCCAGCTGGAGCTCAAGTTGCGGCCCGGCCCGCGCGTTCTTCTCCATCAGCTGCAACCATGACTCACCCACCGGCTCGACGAGCACGTCGCCGTCCCCGGGCGGGGTCTGGATTCGATCGAAGTCAAGCATGGATGAGGTTCGTTCCCGCCTCTTCCGAACCAGCTGTAGGAGGCATTGTCCGCTCTTCAAGTGCGTGCCGCGCTTTCGCCCACGAACCTGAACCCTCGGGCTGCCCCGGAGGTCTCGAGGAGACACCGGCCAGACGCCGGTGCCACCCCACTCCGAAGGCAAACCCTAGCCCGGTTCCAGGGCGTCGCAGCTGCAAATGACGCGGTCAACCGCCTTCTGCTTGAGCTCGTCGAGCGAGCCACCCAGCTCGTGGACGAGCACGTCATAATAGTACATCAGGCGGGCGTCGGGGTCATCAAGAGCCCCGCCGAAGTGCCGGTTGGGGTCGTTGTAGATCAGACGGATGGGAATCTCGCGGATGCGGAGGTCCCGGCAAGCCGCTTGGACCCACAGCTGCAGGGGCATGGCATAGCCAGGAATGGTGATATTCAGATGCCTCAGGGCGGAAACCCGGTAGGCCTTGAACCCGCAGAACGCGTCGGTGATGCCCAAGTGGAGGATTTCGTTGAGCAGGTCGGTGACTTTCTGGTTGACCGCCCGGCGGTCCAGCGGCGGCTGCGAGTTGCCGGGCATCTCCTGCAGATAACGCGAGCCGCTGATGATGTCGGCGTCGTCGGCGGCCGCCGACCACAGGAAGTACGGGATCCAGGCCGCTTCATGCTGCTCGTCGCAATCCATGGTGATGAGCCAGTCGTAGCCGCGCTCGACCGCGAACGCGAAGGCGTCGATCAGGCTCTGGCCATACCCGCGGTTGTCCACGTGGCGGATGTGGTGGATACCCCTTTCGGCGGCCAGCAGTTGCGGCGTTTCATCGGTCGAGCCGTCGTCAATGACCAGAATGTCAGGTGCGTAGTAGCGAACCTGCTCGAGGACCCTGGGCAGCGAGCGGGCCTCATTGTAGATGGGTATGGCGACCAGATA harbors:
- a CDS encoding glycosyltransferase family 2 protein, with product MWQEDAAVRYLVAIPIYNEARSLPRVLEQVRYYAPDILVIDDGSTDETPQLLAAERGIHHIRHVDNRGYGQSLIDAFAFAVERGYDWLITMDCDEQHEAAWIPYFLWSAAADDADIISGSRYLQEMPGNSQPPLDRRAVNQKVTDLLNEILHLGITDAFCGFKAYRVSALRHLNITIPGYAMPLQLWVQAACRDLRIREIPIRLIYNDPNRHFGGALDDPDARLMYYYDVLVHELGGSLDELKQKAVDRVICSCDALEPG